The following are encoded together in the bacterium genome:
- a CDS encoding V-type ATP synthase subunit E: protein MALEDILKKIKEKNQKDIWHIKKKAREQCKTIEQEIMKEVAELKAKNIQEVKVSTKKLTEYMLQEARVKKAKDILKTKSDILDAVFNEALKKLENLPTKEYMKWIERMVLQVIEPGENKIVLPGQFSKVVALEEFLKQINEKLQGKSSIKIAEDKEEITGGFVLKKPKKEINCSFKSLIEEKRNDLKVKISRTLFGNDIS from the coding sequence ATGGCATTAGAAGATATTTTAAAGAAAATAAAAGAGAAGAACCAAAAAGACATTTGGCATATTAAAAAAAAGGCAAGAGAGCAATGCAAAACCATAGAGCAAGAAATAATGAAAGAGGTCGCAGAGCTTAAGGCAAAGAATATACAGGAGGTGAAAGTAAGCACCAAAAAGTTAACAGAATATATGCTACAGGAGGCAAGAGTTAAGAAAGCAAAGGATATACTAAAAACTAAAAGCGATATACTTGATGCTGTTTTTAACGAAGCGCTTAAAAAACTTGAGAATTTGCCGACTAAAGAATATATGAAGTGGATAGAGAGAATGGTTTTGCAGGTGATAGAGCCGGGTGAAAACAAAATTGTATTGCCTGGGCAATTTAGTAAAGTGGTAGCCCTGGAAGAGTTTTTAAAGCAAATAAATGAAAAACTCCAAGGCAAAAGTAGTATTAAAATTGCCGAAGACAAAGAGGAAATAACAGGCGGCTTCGTATTAAAAAAGCCCAAAAAAGAAATAAACTGTTCATTTAAATCTCTCATTGAAGAAAAAAGGAATGACTTAAAGGTTAAAATAAGCCGAACATTATTTGGAAATGATATCTCCTAA
- a CDS encoding V-type ATP synthase subunit K, with protein sequence MDLGLGLSIAGGALAVALAGMGSAIGIGIAGEAADGLLSEEPGKFGNLLILVALPGTQGIYGLVVGFLVMQKIGIMGGTIPDISSYQGLQILFACLPIALTGLISAIHQGKVSASGVGVIAKQPKAFMQAVIFATLVETYALFGLVASIFFLNGISL encoded by the coding sequence ATGGATTTAGGTTTAGGGTTATCTATTGCAGGGGGGGCATTAGCCGTTGCTTTGGCTGGAATGGGTTCAGCTATAGGGATAGGTATTGCCGGCGAAGCTGCTGATGGGCTACTTTCGGAAGAGCCTGGTAAATTTGGTAATCTTCTTATTTTAGTAGCTCTGCCTGGGACGCAGGGTATTTATGGACTAGTTGTAGGTTTTCTCGTAATGCAGAAAATTGGAATTATGGGAGGAACTATCCCGGATATTAGCTCTTATCAAGGGCTTCAGATATTATTTGCCTGTTTGCCAATAGCTTTAACAGGACTCATTTCGGCAATTCATCAGGGTAAGGTTTCCGCCTCCGGCGTAGGAGTTATTGCCAAACAACCAAAAGCATTTATGCAGGCGGTTATTTTTGCTACGTTGGTGGAGACATATGCTTTATTTGGATTAGTTGCAAGTATATTCTTTTTAAACGGCATAAGTTTATAA